The following coding sequences lie in one Halorarum halophilum genomic window:
- a CDS encoding DUF7529 family protein: MAGSHPLSGVQDRWEAVVEDMEATADEYREAGWEALELHPGDVTALPTASAAVESDRTGLDVLLPGDEFRDLEELVEDAAFDEYDAYRGQEGDVVFLVVAMKAPDEGLVVVFPVYYALREAGEMLKRVAARGEMWTYLRPLDDSRRVVFSQHEPDNLLPADYGDEEGESGDVEDGESTDEE; this comes from the coding sequence ATGGCCGGTAGTCACCCGCTCTCGGGCGTGCAGGACCGCTGGGAGGCGGTCGTGGAGGACATGGAGGCGACCGCCGACGAGTACCGCGAGGCGGGCTGGGAGGCGCTCGAACTCCACCCCGGCGACGTGACGGCGCTCCCGACGGCCTCGGCCGCCGTCGAGTCCGACCGGACGGGCCTCGACGTGCTCCTCCCCGGCGACGAGTTCCGTGATCTGGAGGAGCTCGTCGAGGACGCGGCGTTCGACGAGTACGACGCCTACCGGGGCCAGGAGGGCGACGTCGTCTTCCTCGTCGTCGCGATGAAGGCGCCCGACGAGGGACTGGTCGTCGTGTTCCCGGTGTACTACGCGCTCCGCGAGGCTGGGGAGATGCTGAAGCGGGTCGCCGCGCGCGGCGAGATGTGGACGTACCTCCGGCCGCTCGACGACTCCCGGCGCGTCGTCTTCTCGCAGCACGAACCCGACAACCTCCTACCGGCGGACTACGGGGACGAGGAGGGGGAGTCGGGTGACGTGGAGGACGGAGAATCGACCGACGAGGAGTAG
- a CDS encoding ABC transporter permease, which produces MASEHPNTSERASRRGLLDRLRASPFLTQLLSNRLALVGIGIILGMVLIAVYARVFYDVGALADSRLGGTIPSRAPPSWAGGTAQTGLFGTDAAARDIFRRTMYGAWLALKFGTVTVAASTTLGISLGILAAYYGDVADNVIMRTMDVLLAFPSLLLALALVAIFGAGLWKVTIALTLVYTPRFARVVRGAALKVLEDEYIDATVALGAKDPRVLVRHVLPNSLAPITVQSTLNFGLAIIDIAALSFLGFGAQAATPSWGLMLARGVENGLLTGKWWMSFFPGLFLALTVLGFNLLGDGMRDALDPRMRDTVD; this is translated from the coding sequence ATGGCATCAGAACACCCGAACACGTCCGAACGGGCGTCGCGTCGCGGACTCCTCGACAGGCTCCGCGCCTCGCCGTTCCTGACACAACTGCTCTCGAACCGCCTCGCGCTGGTCGGCATCGGGATCATCCTCGGGATGGTGCTGATCGCCGTCTACGCGCGCGTCTTCTACGACGTCGGCGCGCTGGCCGACTCCAGGCTCGGGGGGACGATCCCGAGCCGCGCGCCGCCCTCGTGGGCCGGCGGCACCGCCCAGACCGGCCTCTTCGGCACCGACGCGGCCGCCCGCGACATCTTCAGGCGGACGATGTACGGCGCGTGGCTCGCCCTGAAGTTCGGCACTGTCACGGTCGCCGCGTCGACGACGCTCGGCATCTCCCTGGGCATCCTCGCCGCGTACTACGGCGACGTGGCCGACAACGTCATCATGCGGACGATGGACGTGCTGCTCGCGTTCCCCTCGCTGCTGCTCGCGCTCGCGCTGGTCGCCATCTTCGGCGCGGGGCTGTGGAAGGTGACGATCGCGCTCACGCTGGTCTACACGCCGCGGTTCGCCCGAGTCGTCCGCGGAGCCGCGCTGAAGGTGCTCGAGGACGAGTACATCGACGCCACCGTGGCGCTCGGAGCGAAGGACCCTAGAGTGCTGGTGCGCCACGTCCTGCCGAACTCGCTGGCGCCCATCACCGTCCAGTCCACGCTCAACTTCGGGCTGGCCATCATCGACATCGCGGCGCTGTCGTTCCTCGGTTTCGGCGCGCAGGCCGCCACCCCGTCCTGGGGACTGATGCTGGCCCGCGGCGTCGAGAACGGCCTGCTCACCGGGAAGTGGTGGATGTCGTTCTTCCCGGGGCTGTTCCTCGCGCTCACCGTCCTCGGCTTCAACCTGCTCGGTGACGGGATGCGCGACGCGCTCGACCCGCGGATGCGCGACACGGTGGACTGA
- a CDS encoding cysteine hydrolase family protein, which produces MSFDPDITAVIVVDMQNGFCHPDGSLHAEPSENAIEPVRTLVERASAADVPVVYTRDVHPPEQFEDAHYYDEFERWGEHVVEGSWEAELIDDLPTEDAAHVVDKHTYDAFYRTNLEGWLDTHGVDDLVFCGTLANVCVLHTAASAGLRDYRPIVVADALGYITEDHRDYAVEHADWLFGETTELTDVSFD; this is translated from the coding sequence ATGTCGTTCGACCCCGACATCACCGCCGTCATCGTGGTCGACATGCAGAACGGGTTCTGTCACCCGGACGGCAGCCTGCACGCGGAACCGAGCGAGAACGCCATCGAGCCTGTTCGGACGCTCGTCGAGCGCGCGTCCGCCGCCGACGTTCCTGTCGTCTACACGCGGGACGTCCACCCGCCCGAACAGTTCGAGGACGCCCACTACTACGACGAGTTCGAGCGCTGGGGCGAGCACGTGGTCGAGGGCTCCTGGGAGGCCGAACTGATCGACGACCTCCCGACCGAGGACGCCGCCCACGTCGTCGACAAGCACACGTACGACGCCTTCTACCGGACGAACCTGGAGGGGTGGCTCGACACGCACGGCGTCGACGACCTGGTGTTCTGTGGCACCCTCGCGAACGTCTGCGTCCTCCACACCGCCGCCTCCGCCGGCCTGCGGGACTACCGCCCGATCGTCGTGGCCGACGCGCTCGGCTACATCACCGAGGACCATAGGGACTACGCGGTCGAGCACGCCGACTGGCTGTTCGGCGAGACGACGGAACTGACGGACGTCTCGTTCGACTGA
- a CDS encoding ABC transporter permease, whose translation MVSKRFVLKRLLLLVPVLFGVATFVFAILHLAPGDPAKIIVGQRASTEQVAQVRADLGLNDPILVQYGRFLVDAAQFDFGDSYQIARGTPVREVLADRLPVTIELALYGQAIGVLLGIPLGVLSAVKQDTLTDHATRIGALTGLSVPIYWSGPLLILLFATFLGLFPTSGRIGSTVFLSDHWTLLGMELPLTGMVTVDTLLLGDLDAWFSAVHHLFLPAVTIGVYSMALISRMMRSSMLEVVRQDYMRTARAKGQGAKITVMKHGFRNALIPVITVIGIQFGSLLGGAVLTETVFGIGGIGTMLVAAIGASDYPLVQGAVLTFALLFTLVNLGVDITYSYLDPRIQQ comes from the coding sequence ATGGTCTCCAAGCGGTTCGTCCTGAAGCGGCTGTTGTTGCTCGTCCCCGTGCTGTTCGGGGTGGCGACGTTCGTGTTCGCCATCCTGCACCTCGCGCCGGGCGACCCGGCGAAGATTATCGTCGGGCAACGCGCGTCGACCGAACAGGTCGCGCAGGTTCGCGCCGACCTCGGGTTGAACGACCCCATCCTCGTCCAGTACGGGCGGTTCCTCGTGGATGCGGCCCAGTTCGACTTCGGCGACTCCTACCAGATCGCCCGCGGCACACCCGTTCGCGAGGTGCTCGCGGACCGCCTGCCGGTCACCATCGAACTCGCGCTGTACGGCCAGGCAATCGGCGTCCTGCTCGGCATCCCGCTCGGCGTGCTCTCGGCGGTGAAACAGGACACGCTCACCGACCACGCGACCCGGATCGGCGCGCTCACCGGGCTCTCGGTCCCCATCTACTGGTCCGGCCCGCTGCTCATCCTCCTGTTCGCGACGTTCCTCGGCCTGTTCCCGACGAGCGGGCGCATCGGCTCGACGGTGTTCCTCTCGGACCACTGGACGCTGCTCGGGATGGAACTCCCGCTCACCGGGATGGTAACGGTGGACACGCTCCTGCTCGGCGACCTCGACGCGTGGTTCTCGGCGGTCCACCACCTGTTCCTGCCCGCGGTCACCATCGGCGTGTACTCGATGGCGCTCATCTCCCGGATGATGCGCTCCTCGATGCTCGAGGTCGTCCGCCAGGACTACATGCGGACCGCCCGCGCGAAGGGCCAGGGCGCGAAGATCACCGTGATGAAGCACGGCTTCCGCAACGCGCTCATCCCGGTGATCACCGTAATCGGCATCCAGTTCGGTTCGCTGCTCGGCGGCGCCGTCCTCACGGAGACGGTGTTCGGCATCGGCGGCATCGGCACTATGCTGGTCGCCGCAATCGGCGCGTCCGACTACCCGCTCGTGCAGGGCGCCGTGCTCACGTTCGCGCTGCTGTTCACGCTCGTGAACCTCGGCGTCGACATCACGTACAGCTACCTCGACCCCAGAATCCAGCAGTAA
- a CDS encoding dihydroorotase, which yields MLFTQATLADGRVRDVRVADGEIADVADAGALDPEDGEAVVDAADEYLLPGAIDAHVHFREPGFPHKEDWTTGSRSAAAGGVTTVVDQPNTDPTTTTGAAFDAKADLAAKSLVDYGLNGGVTADWDPESLFDRPLFALGEVFLADSTGDMGIEADLFADAVERAADHGVTVTVHAEDADLFDESVLPGSTEHASGEGTDPRASATERDDADAWSAFRTPEAEAAAVERALEVGADSGADIHIAHTSTPEGVDAASDAGATCEVTPHHLFLSREDLPDLGTLGRMNPPLRDEERREALMERVRDGTVDIVATDHAPHTREEKDAGIWDAPSGVPGVETMLPLLLNEVREGRLGLERVRDLTAANPAGIFALPRKGRIEVGRDADLVLVDLDDVREIRGDDLHSKCGWTPFEGFEGVFPSLTLVRGNVVYDGRDDGDSESFGDAVGRNVRD from the coding sequence ATGCTGTTCACGCAGGCCACGCTCGCCGACGGCCGGGTCCGGGACGTCCGCGTCGCCGACGGGGAGATCGCCGACGTCGCGGACGCGGGAGCACTCGACCCCGAGGACGGTGAGGCGGTCGTCGACGCAGCCGACGAGTACCTCCTCCCGGGCGCCATCGACGCCCACGTCCACTTCCGGGAGCCGGGGTTCCCGCACAAGGAGGACTGGACGACCGGGTCGCGCTCGGCCGCGGCCGGCGGCGTGACGACCGTCGTCGACCAGCCGAACACCGACCCGACGACGACGACGGGTGCGGCGTTCGACGCGAAGGCCGACCTCGCCGCGAAGTCGCTCGTCGACTACGGCCTGAACGGCGGCGTCACGGCCGACTGGGACCCCGAGTCGCTGTTCGACCGGCCGCTGTTCGCGCTCGGCGAGGTGTTCCTCGCCGACTCCACCGGCGACATGGGCATCGAGGCCGACCTGTTCGCCGACGCGGTCGAGCGGGCGGCCGACCACGGCGTGACCGTCACGGTGCACGCGGAGGACGCGGACCTGTTCGACGAGAGCGTGCTCCCCGGGAGCACGGAACACGCGAGCGGGGAGGGAACAGATCCGCGAGCGAGCGCGACGGAGCGAGACGATGCCGACGCGTGGAGCGCCTTCCGGACTCCGGAAGCCGAGGCCGCCGCGGTCGAGCGAGCCCTGGAGGTCGGGGCCGACTCGGGCGCCGACATCCACATCGCGCACACCTCCACCCCGGAGGGCGTCGACGCCGCCAGCGACGCTGGCGCGACCTGCGAGGTGACCCCGCACCACCTGTTCCTCTCGCGCGAGGACCTCCCCGACCTCGGAACGCTCGGCCGGATGAACCCGCCGCTCCGCGACGAGGAACGACGCGAGGCCCTGATGGAGCGCGTCCGGGATGGCACGGTCGACATCGTCGCCACCGACCACGCGCCCCACACTCGGGAGGAGAAAGACGCAGGCATCTGGGATGCCCCATCGGGCGTCCCGGGCGTCGAGACGATGCTGCCGCTCCTGCTGAACGAGGTCCGCGAGGGTCGGCTGGGACTCGAACGCGTGCGCGACCTCACCGCGGCGAATCCCGCCGGGATCTTCGCTCTCCCGCGGAAGGGCCGAATCGAGGTCGGTCGGGACGCCGACCTCGTGCTCGTCGACCTCGACGACGTCCGGGAGATCCGCGGCGACGACCTCCACTCGAAGTGCGGCTGGACGCCGTTCGAGGGGTTCGAGGGCGTCTTCCCGTCGCTGACGCTCGTTCGGGGGAACGTGGTGTACGACGGTCGCGACGACGGCGACAGCGAGTCGTTCGGCGACGCGGTCGGCCGGAACGTCCGCGACTGA
- a CDS encoding dipeptide ABC transporter ATP-binding protein, producing MDLLSVSDLRTQFATERGQVKAVDGVDLSVREGETVGLVGESGSGKSVTALSAMGLVDDPGEVVGGEVTLRSPSLAARLLPRFADGVATYPKVLVDALHELADACRDGDLGGVAAELDGIAEDCTALADPNGIGKTARDAAEELRAAADPDAVAADLDAAADRAADGYIFLEEARLVDPPESFDGRDPRVLTAERPEGAVDCLEVEDAVIELTAAPEEAMRAVRGGEMSMIFQDPMTSLNPALTVGEQVAESLRLHQFDGRTDDTWLNAVREILPKVGGGEVDETVLERTIEVLSEVGIPEPASRVEEYPHEFSGGMRQRVLIAIALACRPRLLVADEPTTALDVTIQAQILDLIGDLQEELGMSVLMITHDLGVVAETCDRVAVMYAGEIVEEGPVEEIFTNPSHPYTYTLLESVPTEQKERLQPIEGNVPDLIDLPDGCHFAPRCPWAHEECRGGTIPFLQHGPADVDHRSKCVLEEFDTAEYGDDDALGAGSHEIGDRLVEVDGLKKHFSRADGYLDRLLADERKSVKAVDGVDFDVYEGETLGLVGESGCGKSTTGRALLRLLEPTDGRVVFAGEDLTELSSDELRERRRDVQMIFQDPMSSLDPRMTVGQIVAEPLQIHDLPAEDPPEGSSRREQRRRRVDELLEAVGLDPGQRGRYPHELSGGQRQRVGIARALAVDPDFIVCDEPVSALDVSVQAQILNLLEDLQAEFGLTFLFIAHDLSVVRHICDRVAVMYLGKLVEVADTDELFRDPRHPYTRALLSAIPVPDPTADTDDRVILEGDVPSPIDPPSGCNFRTRCPQVIPPDDLDVEQEEFRAVMNYRQRVEDRALDLEGIREEAALVEGGGSEQPAATDGGRTVDADVPIAEALRARFGLTGLPRRADEAVAESAERLAADDWAAAERVLRETFESVCEREEPPLDERDHPAACHLVE from the coding sequence ATGGACCTGCTGTCGGTTTCGGACCTCCGGACCCAGTTCGCCACCGAACGCGGGCAGGTGAAGGCCGTCGACGGCGTCGACCTGTCGGTGCGGGAAGGCGAGACGGTCGGGCTCGTCGGCGAGTCGGGGTCCGGCAAGTCGGTGACGGCCCTCTCCGCGATGGGGCTCGTCGACGACCCGGGCGAGGTCGTGGGCGGCGAGGTGACGCTCCGGAGCCCGTCGCTCGCGGCGCGGCTGCTCCCGCGGTTCGCCGACGGTGTCGCCACGTATCCCAAGGTGCTCGTCGACGCCCTCCACGAACTCGCGGACGCCTGCCGGGACGGCGACCTCGGCGGCGTTGCGGCCGAACTCGACGGGATCGCGGAGGACTGCACCGCCCTGGCGGACCCGAATGGGATTGGGAAGACCGCCCGCGACGCCGCCGAGGAGCTCCGGGCCGCGGCCGACCCCGACGCAGTCGCCGCGGATCTCGACGCGGCCGCCGACCGCGCGGCGGACGGCTACATCTTCCTCGAGGAAGCCCGACTCGTGGACCCACCTGAATCGTTCGACGGCCGCGACCCGCGGGTACTGACCGCCGAACGCCCCGAGGGCGCGGTCGATTGCCTCGAGGTCGAGGACGCGGTGATCGAACTGACCGCCGCGCCGGAGGAGGCGATGCGGGCGGTCCGCGGCGGCGAGATGAGCATGATCTTCCAGGACCCGATGACGTCGCTGAACCCGGCGCTCACCGTCGGCGAGCAGGTGGCCGAGTCGCTCCGACTCCACCAGTTCGACGGGCGGACCGACGACACCTGGCTGAACGCCGTCCGGGAGATCCTCCCGAAGGTCGGGGGCGGCGAGGTCGACGAGACCGTGCTGGAGCGGACGATCGAGGTGCTCTCGGAGGTCGGCATCCCCGAGCCGGCGTCGCGCGTCGAGGAGTACCCACACGAGTTCTCCGGGGGGATGCGCCAGCGCGTCCTCATCGCCATCGCGCTCGCGTGTCGCCCTCGGCTGCTCGTCGCAGACGAGCCGACCACCGCGCTGGACGTGACCATCCAGGCGCAGATCCTGGACCTCATCGGTGACCTCCAGGAGGAACTCGGCATGTCGGTGCTGATGATCACCCACGACCTCGGCGTCGTCGCCGAGACGTGCGATCGGGTGGCCGTGATGTACGCCGGCGAGATCGTCGAGGAGGGTCCGGTCGAGGAGATCTTCACGAACCCCTCCCACCCGTACACGTACACCCTGCTCGAGTCGGTTCCGACCGAGCAGAAGGAGCGACTCCAGCCCATCGAGGGCAACGTTCCCGACCTCATCGACCTCCCCGATGGGTGCCACTTCGCACCCCGGTGCCCGTGGGCTCACGAGGAGTGTCGCGGGGGCACGATCCCGTTCCTCCAGCACGGCCCCGCGGACGTGGACCACCGTTCGAAGTGCGTGCTCGAGGAGTTCGACACGGCCGAGTACGGCGACGACGACGCGCTCGGTGCCGGGAGTCATGAGATCGGCGACCGGCTGGTCGAGGTCGACGGGCTGAAGAAGCACTTCTCCCGGGCCGACGGCTACCTGGACCGACTCCTCGCCGACGAGCGGAAGAGCGTGAAGGCCGTCGACGGCGTCGACTTCGACGTGTACGAGGGCGAGACGCTCGGACTCGTCGGCGAGTCCGGCTGCGGGAAGTCAACGACGGGTCGGGCGCTCCTCCGGCTGCTCGAACCGACCGACGGTCGGGTGGTCTTCGCCGGCGAGGACCTCACGGAGCTGTCGAGCGACGAGCTTCGGGAACGTCGGCGGGACGTCCAGATGATCTTTCAGGACCCGATGTCGAGCCTCGACCCCCGGATGACGGTGGGCCAGATCGTCGCCGAACCGCTCCAGATCCACGACCTCCCCGCGGAGGACCCGCCCGAGGGTAGCTCCCGGCGCGAGCAGCGACGCCGTCGAGTCGACGAACTTCTCGAGGCCGTCGGGCTCGACCCCGGCCAGCGCGGCCGGTACCCACACGAACTCTCGGGCGGGCAGCGCCAGCGCGTCGGCATCGCCCGCGCCCTCGCGGTTGACCCGGACTTCATCGTCTGTGACGAGCCGGTGTCCGCGCTCGACGTCTCGGTACAGGCCCAGATCCTCAACCTCCTCGAGGACCTCCAGGCGGAGTTCGGGCTGACGTTCCTGTTCATCGCCCACGACCTCTCCGTCGTCCGGCACATCTGCGACCGCGTCGCGGTGATGTACCTCGGGAAGCTAGTCGAGGTGGCCGACACCGACGAACTGTTCCGCGATCCGCGGCACCCGTACACCCGGGCACTTCTGTCGGCGATCCCCGTGCCGGATCCGACCGCCGACACCGACGACCGGGTCATCCTCGAGGGCGACGTTCCCTCGCCCATCGACCCGCCGTCGGGCTGCAACTTCCGCACGCGGTGCCCGCAGGTCATCCCGCCCGACGACCTCGACGTCGAACAGGAGGAGTTCCGTGCGGTGATGAACTACCGGCAGCGGGTCGAGGACCGGGCGCTCGATCTCGAGGGGATCCGCGAGGAGGCCGCGCTCGTCGAGGGTGGCGGATCGGAGCAACCCGCCGCCACCGACGGCGGACGGACGGTGGACGCGGACGTACCCATCGCGGAGGCGCTTCGAGCCCGGTTCGGCCTCACCGGTCTCCCCCGGCGGGCGGACGAGGCGGTCGCGGAGAGCGCCGAACGGCTGGCCGCCGACGACTGGGCGGCCGCCGAACGCGTGCTCCGGGAGACGTTCGAGAGCGTCTGCGAACGCGAGGAGCCACCACTCGACGAGCGGGACCACCCCGCGGCGTGTCACCTGGTCGAGTAG
- a CDS encoding DUF7268 family protein yields MAAAGTVDWLRPRLRLVGGAVLVGTALGLVAGGAVAVFLSLRAVRSVFALGALVLGVGVLGWSGSAMAGRGIETMHRYMDTGSDWTEENSRRAMARVGGAGAGVMLGSGLVEVVMFV; encoded by the coding sequence ATGGCGGCCGCCGGCACCGTCGACTGGCTCCGCCCCCGGCTTCGCCTCGTCGGGGGCGCGGTCCTCGTCGGCACCGCACTCGGCCTCGTGGCAGGCGGCGCAGTTGCCGTATTCCTCTCCTTGCGGGCTGTCCGCAGCGTCTTCGCGCTCGGCGCGCTCGTGCTGGGCGTTGGGGTGCTCGGCTGGTCGGGGTCGGCGATGGCCGGCCGCGGGATCGAGACGATGCACCGGTACATGGACACGGGGTCGGACTGGACCGAGGAGAACTCGCGGCGAGCGATGGCCCGCGTCGGCGGCGCCGGCGCTGGCGTGATGCTCGGCTCCGGTCTCGTCGAGGTCGTGATGTTCGTCTAG
- a CDS encoding ABC transporter substrate-binding protein, which translates to MAQDSLDRRSFLKATGGAAAGVAVTTGSAGCLGGGGGGGGGGGGELVYARGDHPANYDPQQTTSGEVAKVTNQVFDQLIKFGAGSGGELVDGLATDYSLDGQTATLTLREGVTFHNGAELTAADVRATVRRFTDSEYDYYLGDSNRSGYGAFTFGDWVESVDASKDLEVTFELTQKFAPFLRNLAMFAAAILSKQQIEELGSSPDKQTDLGGNPQGTGAFTFDTLDNENNRLRLAANDDYWGDGPQLDAVIFKAIKQNSTRAQDVINGDSHITDNLDSQSSTQVENSDSATLASKNGINVGYMAFNMDRKEAFRNKQVRQAISYAVDTGSIVDDIYEGFAEQADQPLPPDVLGHNDDLEPYPHDPEQAQSLLEEAGETDLEFELATFSNPRGYNPSPVETANQVRSDLEEVGITVEINQFSTFSSYLEYTDAGKHDACFLGWYTDNADPDNFLYVLLDPKVEMDQVPDGQDWVSFDTEGYSPLNVSAWANSEFMKKVREAQSTYDEGAREKLYKEANALAREEAPWVFIDYAQTLRAVNSAVVGDSYTVSSVGGPHLDTVELE; encoded by the coding sequence ATGGCACAGGACTCACTCGACAGACGCAGTTTCCTCAAGGCGACCGGCGGGGCGGCGGCCGGCGTCGCCGTGACCACCGGCAGCGCGGGCTGTCTCGGCGGCGGTGGCGGGGGCGGCGGTGGCGGCGGCGGAGAACTCGTGTACGCCCGGGGCGACCACCCGGCGAACTACGACCCCCAGCAGACCACGAGCGGCGAGGTCGCGAAGGTCACGAACCAGGTCTTCGACCAGCTCATCAAGTTCGGCGCCGGCAGCGGCGGTGAACTGGTCGACGGCCTGGCGACCGACTACTCGCTCGACGGGCAGACGGCGACGCTGACGCTCCGGGAGGGCGTCACGTTCCACAACGGCGCCGAACTCACCGCCGCCGACGTGCGTGCGACCGTCCGTCGGTTCACCGACTCCGAGTACGACTACTATCTCGGCGACTCGAACCGGTCGGGATACGGGGCGTTCACGTTCGGCGACTGGGTCGAGAGCGTCGACGCCTCGAAGGACCTCGAGGTGACGTTCGAACTCACCCAGAAGTTCGCGCCGTTCCTCCGGAACCTCGCGATGTTCGCGGCGGCCATCCTCTCGAAGCAGCAGATCGAGGAACTGGGGTCCTCCCCCGACAAGCAGACCGACCTCGGTGGGAACCCGCAGGGGACGGGCGCGTTCACGTTCGACACGCTCGACAACGAGAACAACCGCCTCCGCCTCGCCGCCAACGACGACTACTGGGGCGACGGCCCCCAGCTCGACGCGGTCATCTTCAAGGCAATCAAGCAGAACTCCACCCGGGCGCAGGACGTCATCAACGGCGACTCCCACATCACCGACAACCTCGACTCCCAGTCGTCCACGCAGGTGGAGAACTCCGACTCGGCGACCCTGGCGTCGAAGAACGGCATCAACGTTGGCTACATGGCGTTCAACATGGACCGGAAGGAGGCGTTCCGGAACAAGCAGGTTCGCCAGGCCATCAGCTACGCGGTCGACACCGGGAGCATCGTCGACGACATCTACGAGGGCTTCGCCGAGCAGGCCGACCAGCCGCTCCCGCCGGACGTCCTCGGGCACAACGACGACCTCGAACCGTACCCGCACGACCCCGAACAGGCCCAGTCGTTGCTCGAGGAGGCCGGCGAGACCGACCTCGAGTTCGAACTCGCCACGTTCTCGAACCCCCGCGGCTACAACCCCAGCCCGGTCGAGACGGCGAACCAGGTGCGCTCGGACCTCGAGGAGGTCGGCATCACCGTCGAGATCAACCAGTTCTCGACGTTCTCGTCGTACCTCGAGTACACGGACGCCGGCAAGCACGACGCCTGCTTCCTCGGCTGGTACACCGACAACGCCGACCCGGACAACTTCCTGTACGTCCTGCTCGACCCGAAGGTCGAGATGGACCAGGTACCGGACGGACAGGACTGGGTGAGCTTCGACACGGAGGGGTACAGTCCCCTCAACGTGTCGGCATGGGCCAACTCGGAGTTCATGAAGAAGGTCCGTGAGGCCCAGTCCACCTACGACGAGGGTGCCCGAGAGAAGCTGTACAAGGAGGCGAACGCGCTCGCCCGCGAGGAGGCTCCCTGGGTGTTCATCGACTACGCGCAGACGCTCCGCGCGGTGAACTCGGCGGTCGTCGGCGACAGCTACACGGTGAGCTCCGTCGGCGGCCCCCACCTCGACACCGTCGAACTCGAATAG